One window of the Allosaccharopolyspora coralli genome contains the following:
- a CDS encoding flavin-containing monooxygenase yields MADPDAASQRYDVVVVGAGQAGLALGYQLRAAGLRFVLVEAGDRIGRTWASRWDSLRLFTPAQYCSLPETPFPAPPDTYPAKDQVADYLAEYARRHELPVRLNTRVQRVVADDKVAGYVLETEAGRLHAHQVVLATGPFQVPYIPSVASGLDARVTQLHSCQYQSPTALPAGRILVVGGGNSGYQIAAELAATHPVDLAVGRHNVSVPQRPLGRDIFWWQVVTRLINVKADSGLGRRMRENDQTVIGISPKQLRELEVTFRPRVVAATGRTVQFADDTSLDVDTVLWATGFWQDHSWVDIPAAKDDATGRLRHQRGVTPAPGLYVLGLPWLHTTGSALLGFVKNDAAYLADQITARTR; encoded by the coding sequence ATGGCTGATCCCGACGCCGCGAGCCAGCGGTATGACGTTGTGGTGGTTGGTGCCGGGCAGGCCGGTCTGGCGCTGGGTTATCAGCTGCGTGCGGCGGGGCTGCGGTTCGTACTCGTTGAAGCTGGTGACCGTATTGGCCGCACGTGGGCTTCGCGGTGGGATTCGCTGCGTCTGTTCACTCCGGCGCAGTACTGCTCGCTGCCGGAAACTCCGTTTCCCGCCCCGCCGGATACCTATCCGGCTAAGGATCAGGTCGCGGATTATCTGGCCGAGTACGCGCGCCGCCACGAGTTACCGGTTCGGCTTAACACCAGGGTGCAGCGTGTCGTCGCTGACGACAAAGTCGCCGGTTATGTACTCGAAACCGAGGCAGGGCGGTTACATGCCCACCAGGTTGTCCTGGCGACTGGCCCGTTCCAGGTGCCGTACATCCCATCTGTGGCCTCCGGCTTGGACGCGAGGGTGACCCAGCTGCACAGCTGCCAGTATCAGAGCCCAACTGCCTTGCCAGCAGGGCGGATTCTCGTCGTCGGCGGGGGCAACTCCGGATATCAAATCGCCGCCGAACTCGCAGCCACTCATCCAGTCGACCTGGCGGTGGGCAGGCATAACGTATCGGTGCCGCAGCGGCCATTGGGCCGCGATATCTTCTGGTGGCAGGTCGTCACCCGGCTGATCAACGTCAAGGCCGACTCCGGGCTGGGACGGCGTATGCGCGAAAACGACCAGACCGTCATCGGGATCTCTCCCAAGCAGCTACGCGAGCTTGAGGTGACCTTTCGCCCACGGGTCGTTGCTGCCACTGGCCGCACGGTGCAGTTCGCTGATGACACGTCGCTCGATGTCGACACCGTGCTCTGGGCGACCGGGTTCTGGCAGGACCACTCGTGGGTCGACATCCCTGCCGCCAAGGACGACGCCACAGGCCGGTTACGCCACCAGCGTGGCGTGACACCGGCACCTGGCCTGTACGTGCTCGGGCTGCCGTGGCTGCACACTACCGGTTCGGCGCTGCTCGGCTTCGTCAAGAACGACGCCGCTTACCTCGCCGACCAGATCACCGCACGCACGCGTTAA
- a CDS encoding M23 family metallopeptidase, with amino-acid sequence MLAVVGGAATAAGLATSHEAQAEHPDTLDKESVTLVASISHIAFDQQSQAGAESARSRLLPAETATGGNASPELVELNKSVRIKEQRAAADAEAARREAEEREARRNRVVWPVEGLVTSKPGSRWGTTHYGLDIANSIGTPIQAVKRGVVIEAGPASGFGLWVRVQHEDGTITVYGHINQALVSEGERVEAGDTIAEVGNRGQSTGPHLHFEVWDGDSRKVNPLAWLQRNGASPSR; translated from the coding sequence ATGCTGGCCGTGGTGGGCGGAGCAGCGACTGCTGCGGGCCTGGCGACGAGCCACGAAGCGCAAGCGGAGCATCCCGACACTCTCGACAAGGAGAGCGTGACACTCGTCGCATCCATAAGCCACATCGCGTTCGACCAGCAAAGCCAAGCGGGCGCGGAATCAGCCCGGTCGAGGCTGCTGCCTGCAGAGACCGCAACTGGTGGAAATGCGTCACCGGAGCTTGTCGAGCTCAACAAGAGTGTGCGGATCAAGGAACAGCGAGCGGCGGCAGACGCCGAAGCGGCCCGGCGGGAAGCTGAGGAGCGGGAAGCCCGGCGCAATCGAGTGGTGTGGCCGGTCGAAGGGCTGGTGACGTCGAAGCCGGGTTCCCGGTGGGGTACGACCCACTACGGTCTCGATATCGCGAACAGCATCGGGACGCCGATCCAGGCGGTCAAGCGTGGCGTCGTTATCGAGGCCGGTCCTGCTAGCGGCTTCGGTTTGTGGGTCCGAGTTCAGCACGAGGATGGCACGATCACTGTCTATGGCCACATCAACCAAGCGCTGGTGAGCGAAGGCGAGCGCGTCGAAGCCGGCGACACCATCGCGGAAGTGGGCAACCGCGGCCAATCGACCGGCCCGCACCTGCACTTCGAGGTGTGGGACGGCGATAGTCGCAAGGTCAATCCGCTGGCCTGGTTGCAGAGAAACGGGGCAAGTCCGTCACGGTAG
- a CDS encoding NADH-quinone oxidoreductase subunit N, with protein MNMNENPAALIPELALVAGAVLGLLLGSWLPRHRQWWVRVLATIACAVGLAATAVAMRAVPETVFGGSFAVDTATNAVRFIVLAATLLVLCLSIDTVDSHHRETEFYVLVQLGALGTIMLVGALDLLLLVAAYLLASLPLYALAGFAKNARGTEASLKYYLMGALFGVFMLTGVTVLYGAGGATDYATLARTLPGASHAAVAIGVLAVLAGLLFKIGGVPAHFWVPDVTEGATTPVAAFVTTVPKIGALAAAYRLVAEALPAVSLDWPLLIAILATPSMTLGNLAAFFQDNVRRLLAYSTISQVGYVLMAVAVATRSDLALPALLFYLAAYAVTNLGAFAVVAELPHALRITDYRGLARRHPGLAAVLIVCLLGLVGTPPTAVFLGKLEVFAASIDGDLTWLAVIAVVNTVASLFYYLRWIASTFLAAPDREQNALVPAGRFAALGAYTAGIASLALGVAGGLVLPLISGSLLP; from the coding sequence ATGAACATGAACGAAAACCCCGCCGCGCTGATCCCCGAACTCGCGCTGGTCGCCGGAGCCGTGCTCGGACTGTTGCTGGGCTCCTGGCTGCCACGGCACCGGCAATGGTGGGTGCGCGTGCTCGCGACCATCGCCTGTGCCGTCGGCCTGGCTGCCACCGCCGTCGCGATGCGCGCAGTCCCCGAGACGGTGTTCGGTGGCAGTTTCGCCGTGGACACGGCGACCAACGCGGTCCGGTTCATCGTGCTGGCCGCCACGCTGCTGGTGCTGTGCCTGTCGATCGACACAGTCGACTCCCATCACCGGGAAACCGAGTTCTACGTCCTCGTGCAACTCGGCGCACTCGGCACGATCATGCTCGTCGGCGCACTCGACCTGCTGCTGCTCGTCGCGGCCTACCTGCTCGCCTCCCTGCCGCTGTACGCGCTCGCCGGGTTCGCCAAGAACGCGCGGGGCACCGAGGCATCGCTGAAGTACTACCTTATGGGGGCCTTGTTCGGGGTCTTCATGCTCACCGGCGTCACCGTCCTCTACGGCGCCGGCGGGGCCACGGACTACGCCACGCTGGCCCGCACGCTGCCTGGCGCCTCGCACGCCGCGGTCGCCATTGGCGTGCTCGCCGTCCTCGCGGGGCTGCTGTTCAAGATCGGCGGGGTGCCCGCGCACTTCTGGGTCCCCGACGTCACCGAAGGTGCCACGACACCGGTCGCCGCGTTCGTCACCACAGTGCCCAAGATCGGTGCCCTCGCCGCCGCCTACCGGCTCGTCGCCGAGGCACTGCCCGCGGTCAGCCTCGACTGGCCACTGCTGATCGCGATCCTGGCGACCCCGTCCATGACACTGGGCAATCTTGCCGCGTTCTTCCAGGACAACGTCCGCCGCCTGCTGGCCTACTCCACGATCAGCCAAGTCGGCTACGTCCTCATGGCCGTCGCGGTCGCCACCCGCAGCGATCTCGCGCTGCCCGCGCTGCTGTTCTACTTGGCCGCCTACGCCGTGACCAACCTGGGCGCCTTCGCCGTCGTCGCAGAACTGCCACACGCGCTCCGGATCACCGACTACCGCGGTCTCGCCCGGCGACATCCGGGACTGGCGGCGGTCCTGATCGTCTGCCTGCTCGGCCTGGTCGGAACCCCGCCCACCGCAGTGTTCCTCGGCAAACTCGAAGTCTTCGCTGCATCGATTGACGGCGACCTGACGTGGCTGGCGGTCATTGCGGTGGTGAACACCGTCGCGAGCCTCTTTTACTACCTTCGCTGGATCGCCTCCACCTTCCTCGCCGCTCCCGACCGGGAGCAGAACGCGTTGGTTCCGGCCGGACGGTTCGCCGCGCTCGGTGCCTACACGGCCGGAATCGCCTCCCTCGCCCTCGGAGTCGCAGGGGGCCTCGTACTCCCCCTGATCTCCGGCTCGTTGCTGCCGTAG
- a CDS encoding complex I subunit 4 family protein → MLSLIVFLPLAAAVALVAVPTSAGRRVFVWSWIAITAADFALVVAAWIGYDAGTGLAYEQNLRWIPSAGVGYHIGLDGLSLPLVAMTALLFLACAVYSLPNTQRIKSFVLLFLFLQTVSLGLFTALDLILFFVYFDLSIVGMYFVIAGWGHGNARQSALKFFLYTFIGSLALLLGFIGLYLAAEPHTFDIVELARANPLAGSGSYGALVLLAIGVGLAVKTPTVPFHTWLPPAHTDAPAAGSAILAGVLLKMGTYGFVRIAMPLLPDTWRHYAVVIVIIGVVSVLYSALVALAQEDFKRMVAYTSVSHMGYIVLAVGAAGILAGSDAQARSLAVTGAVTQMVSHGLLTAALFLLAGIFYDRRRTYDMGAYSGLAGPAPVFAGTTALVAFASFGLPGFSGFIAEFQIFTGSLASATVATALALLGILITAGLFLRVLHRVFLGELQVPDAPGAASGFTDLRPSEATAILPLLGLAIVIGVLPRFLLEVIEPASTTLIGLVSR, encoded by the coding sequence GTGCTGTCACTGATCGTCTTCCTCCCGCTGGCCGCTGCGGTCGCCCTGGTCGCGGTGCCGACATCGGCAGGACGTCGCGTGTTCGTGTGGAGCTGGATCGCGATCACGGCAGCCGATTTCGCCCTGGTCGTGGCGGCCTGGATCGGCTATGACGCCGGAACCGGACTGGCGTATGAGCAGAACCTGCGGTGGATACCCAGCGCCGGAGTCGGCTACCACATCGGTCTCGACGGTCTTTCGCTGCCGCTGGTCGCGATGACCGCGCTGCTGTTCCTCGCTTGCGCGGTCTACTCGCTGCCGAACACGCAGCGAATCAAGAGCTTCGTGCTGCTGTTCCTGTTCCTGCAGACCGTGAGCCTGGGGCTGTTCACCGCACTCGATTTGATCCTGTTCTTCGTCTACTTCGATCTGTCCATTGTGGGCATGTACTTCGTGATCGCAGGGTGGGGACACGGGAACGCACGCCAGTCGGCGCTGAAGTTCTTCCTCTACACCTTCATCGGCTCACTGGCGTTGCTACTTGGGTTCATCGGGCTGTACCTGGCTGCCGAGCCCCACACGTTCGACATCGTCGAACTCGCCCGGGCGAACCCGCTGGCGGGCAGCGGCTCCTACGGTGCGCTGGTGCTGCTCGCGATCGGCGTCGGACTCGCGGTCAAGACCCCGACCGTGCCGTTCCACACCTGGTTGCCGCCCGCGCACACCGACGCCCCAGCCGCCGGATCGGCGATCCTGGCCGGGGTTCTGCTGAAGATGGGCACCTACGGCTTCGTCCGCATCGCGATGCCACTGCTTCCCGACACATGGCGCCACTACGCGGTCGTCATCGTCATCATCGGTGTCGTCTCGGTGCTTTACAGCGCGCTCGTGGCGTTGGCCCAGGAGGACTTCAAACGGATGGTCGCCTACACCTCGGTCAGCCACATGGGCTACATCGTCCTCGCCGTCGGCGCCGCGGGCATCCTCGCCGGTAGTGATGCGCAAGCGCGTTCGTTGGCCGTGACCGGGGCGGTGACTCAGATGGTCAGCCACGGCCTGCTCACCGCCGCGCTGTTCCTGCTCGCCGGGATCTTCTACGACCGGCGCCGCACCTACGACATGGGCGCCTACTCCGGGTTGGCCGGTCCGGCGCCGGTCTTCGCGGGGACCACGGCGCTGGTCGCCTTCGCCTCCTTCGGCCTGCCCGGATTCTCCGGGTTCATCGCCGAGTTCCAGATCTTCACCGGAAGCCTCGCCTCAGCCACCGTGGCCACCGCACTGGCGCTGCTGGGCATCCTGATCACAGCCGGACTGTTCCTGCGGGTCCTGCATCGAGTTTTCCTCGGAGAACTCCAGGTACCCGATGCTCCCGGTGCGGCCAGCGGGTTCACCGACCTGCGTCCCAGCGAGGCCACCGCGATCCTGCCACTGCTGGGACTGGCCATCGTCATCGGTGTGCTGCCACGCTTCCTGCTCGAGGTGATCGAACCCGCCTCGACGACGCTGATCGGACTGGTCAGCCGATGA